Proteins co-encoded in one Kutzneria chonburiensis genomic window:
- a CDS encoding carbohydrate ABC transporter permease, whose amino-acid sequence MTVADVGRKAPRRPKPAPGAGRRSPLRVLGMVVVLAFTAFNLLVLYWLITASFKTPVEIFTKPFALPVRWFQLGKPLRNFAYAWDQAGFGDAFLTTVVLVAASSAAIVLVSAPAAYALTRLGVRGSGPLTNLIAVGMGVPFQTVIIPLFIGLSTVHLTDSLFGLFLVYVALSIPFTVFLLTGFFRSLSDEMEEAAAIDGASPLRTFFAVMLPLARGGLITALILNAIGLWNETLLAIVFLQSQAHFTLARALFTFYGAAEYQSEYGGLIAGVTILVLPMLVLYLVLARRIITGLTLGSGK is encoded by the coding sequence ATGACGGTCGCGGATGTGGGCCGCAAGGCGCCCCGCCGGCCGAAGCCGGCGCCGGGCGCGGGCCGGCGCAGCCCGCTGCGGGTGCTCGGCATGGTGGTGGTGCTGGCGTTCACCGCCTTCAACCTGCTGGTGCTGTACTGGTTGATCACGGCGTCCTTCAAGACGCCGGTGGAGATCTTCACCAAGCCGTTCGCCCTGCCGGTGCGCTGGTTCCAGCTCGGCAAGCCCCTGCGCAACTTCGCCTACGCGTGGGACCAGGCCGGCTTCGGCGACGCCTTCCTCACCACGGTGGTGCTGGTGGCCGCGTCGTCGGCGGCGATCGTGCTGGTGTCCGCGCCCGCCGCGTACGCACTGACCCGGCTGGGCGTGCGCGGTTCCGGGCCGCTGACCAACCTGATCGCGGTGGGCATGGGGGTGCCGTTCCAGACCGTGATCATCCCGCTGTTCATCGGACTGTCCACAGTGCACCTCACCGACAGCCTGTTCGGGCTGTTCCTGGTGTACGTCGCGCTGTCCATCCCGTTCACGGTGTTCCTGCTGACCGGCTTCTTCCGGTCGCTGTCGGACGAGATGGAGGAGGCCGCCGCCATCGACGGCGCCTCGCCGCTGCGCACGTTCTTCGCGGTCATGCTGCCGCTGGCCCGCGGCGGGCTGATCACCGCGCTGATCCTCAACGCCATCGGGCTGTGGAACGAGACGCTGCTGGCCATCGTCTTCCTCCAGTCCCAGGCGCATTTCACGCTGGCCCGCGCGCTGTTCACGTTCTACGGCGCGGCCGAGTACCAGTCCGAGTACGGCGGCCTGATCGCCGGGGTGACCATCCTCGTGCTGCCGATGCTCGTCCTGTACCTCGTGCTGGCCCGCCGCATCATCACGGGCCTGACGCTCGGCTCCGGAAAGTAG
- a CDS encoding ricin-type beta-trefoil lectin domain protein produces the protein MSNYGYNNPIHRYVSPGNWNDPDFLIAGDGGMTAAESRSQIALWAEMAAPMILSSDVGSLSSSSVADLGNSDIIAVDQDSLGHPGYVVSQNGTLDVLTRPLANGDRAVAILNRSGSTVSASTAATTVGFAGGAGCSYQVKDLWAGTTSTTSGTFGASVPSHATAMFRVSPSSSACGAGVNAGQISGIAGKCVDDSNSSTTDGNQVIIYSCTGNANQRWALSGDGTVRTLGKCLHAAGTTAGSAVDLSTCNGSSAQQWTYQRSGNLTNGASGLCLDVNGGGSTDGTKLIVWSCGHNQDNQVWSLAS, from the coding sequence ATGTCGAACTACGGCTACAACAACCCGATCCACCGCTACGTGAGCCCGGGCAACTGGAACGACCCCGACTTCCTGATCGCCGGCGACGGCGGCATGACCGCTGCCGAGTCGCGGAGCCAGATCGCGCTGTGGGCCGAGATGGCCGCGCCGATGATCCTGTCCAGCGACGTCGGCTCGCTGTCCAGCAGTTCGGTGGCGGACCTGGGCAACAGCGACATCATCGCGGTGGACCAGGACAGCCTCGGCCACCCCGGTTATGTCGTGTCCCAGAACGGCACCTTGGACGTGCTGACCCGGCCGCTGGCCAACGGCGACCGCGCCGTGGCGATCCTCAACCGCTCCGGCTCGACCGTCAGCGCGAGCACCGCCGCCACGACCGTCGGTTTCGCCGGTGGCGCCGGATGTTCGTACCAGGTCAAGGATCTGTGGGCCGGCACGACCAGCACCACCAGCGGCACCTTCGGCGCGAGCGTTCCCTCCCATGCCACCGCGATGTTCCGCGTCAGCCCCAGCAGCTCCGCCTGCGGCGCCGGCGTGAACGCCGGGCAGATCAGCGGCATCGCCGGCAAGTGCGTGGACGATTCCAACTCCAGCACCACCGACGGCAACCAGGTGATCATCTACAGCTGCACCGGCAACGCCAACCAGCGTTGGGCGCTGTCCGGCGACGGCACCGTCCGCACCTTGGGCAAGTGCCTGCACGCCGCCGGCACCACCGCCGGTTCCGCGGTGGATCTGAGCACGTGCAACGGTTCCTCGGCGCAGCAGTGGACGTATCAGCGCAGTGGCAACCTCACCAATGGCGCCTCCGGGCTGTGCCTGGACGTCAACGGCGGCGGGTCCACCGACGGCACCAAGCTGATCGTGTGGAGCTGCGGGCACAACCAGGACAACCAGGTGTGGTCCCTGGCGTCCTGA
- a CDS encoding ROK family protein: MTVVAVDVGGTLMKGAVVDDDGIARTTEDRPTQRQDTIDGILRFVADLVEQADQRPEAVGLAVPGIVDEHGIARYSSNLGWRDVPLRDIAAARLGLPVTLVQDVLAGGFAERDLGAARGVDNFVFLPIGTGVAGAVFVDGRPYRGADGLAGEIGHMPVPLGDEPCACGQRGCLETYASAAALARRYGKPGATAADVVARTEHDPAARQVFDEALAALGHALTACTMLLDPALVVIGGGLAEAGERLLAPLREQLRSRIAWRQPPKVVKAALGASAGRLGAALCARSAL; encoded by the coding sequence ATGACCGTGGTCGCGGTGGATGTCGGCGGCACGCTGATGAAGGGGGCGGTCGTCGACGACGACGGCATCGCCCGGACCACCGAGGACCGGCCCACCCAGCGCCAGGACACCATCGACGGCATCCTGCGGTTCGTGGCAGACCTCGTCGAGCAGGCCGACCAGCGCCCGGAGGCGGTCGGGCTCGCCGTGCCGGGCATCGTCGACGAGCACGGCATCGCCCGGTACTCCAGCAACCTCGGCTGGCGGGACGTGCCGCTTCGGGACATCGCCGCGGCCCGGCTCGGCCTGCCGGTGACGCTGGTCCAGGACGTGCTGGCCGGCGGGTTCGCCGAGCGAGACCTCGGCGCGGCACGCGGCGTCGACAACTTCGTGTTCCTGCCGATCGGCACCGGCGTGGCCGGGGCGGTCTTCGTCGACGGGCGGCCGTATCGCGGCGCGGACGGGCTGGCCGGGGAGATCGGGCACATGCCGGTCCCGCTCGGCGACGAGCCCTGCGCGTGCGGGCAGCGCGGGTGCCTTGAGACGTACGCGTCGGCAGCGGCGCTGGCCCGTCGATACGGCAAACCCGGGGCCACCGCCGCCGATGTCGTCGCGCGTACTGAGCACGATCCCGCCGCGCGGCAGGTGTTCGACGAGGCTTTGGCCGCGCTGGGGCACGCGCTCACCGCCTGCACGATGTTGCTCGATCCGGCGCTCGTGGTGATCGGTGGCGGGCTGGCCGAGGCCGGCGAGCGACTGCTGGCACCGTTGCGGGAGCAGCTGCGGTCCCGGATCGCCTGGCGGCAGCCGCCGAAGGTCGTCAAGGCCGCGCTGGGCGCGTCCGCCGGCCGCCTCGGCGCCGCCCTGTGTGCCCGGAGCGCCCTGTGA
- a CDS encoding DeoR/GlpR family DNA-binding transcription regulator, translated as MTSHERWNALLDIVARDGRLEVESAATELAVSAATIRRDLDQLAQQQMITRTRGGAVAHNVSYDLPLRYKTARHATEKERIAKAAAALVDPGAVVGLNGGTTTTEVARALATRTDLTGVGVEPALTVVTNAVNIANELVVRQHIKLVVTGGVARPQSYELTGPLATLVLPELTLDHLFLGVDAISADAGATAYNEGEASINRLMVSRARRTIVVADSSKLGKSAFTLICRLDEVDALVTDTAADQDLVAAFGAAGVQVIQA; from the coding sequence ATGACGTCGCACGAACGATGGAACGCCCTGCTCGACATCGTCGCGCGCGACGGACGGCTGGAAGTGGAGTCCGCGGCGACCGAGCTGGCGGTCTCCGCCGCGACCATCCGCCGCGACCTCGACCAGCTCGCCCAGCAGCAGATGATCACCCGCACCCGCGGCGGCGCGGTCGCGCACAACGTGTCCTACGACCTGCCGCTGCGCTACAAGACCGCCCGGCACGCCACCGAGAAGGAGCGCATCGCCAAGGCCGCCGCCGCGCTCGTCGACCCCGGCGCGGTCGTCGGCCTCAACGGCGGCACCACCACGACCGAGGTCGCCCGGGCGCTGGCGACCCGGACCGACCTGACCGGCGTCGGCGTCGAGCCGGCGCTCACCGTCGTCACCAACGCGGTGAACATCGCCAACGAGCTGGTGGTGCGCCAGCACATCAAGCTGGTGGTCACCGGCGGCGTCGCCCGCCCGCAGTCCTACGAGCTGACCGGCCCGCTGGCCACGCTCGTGCTGCCCGAGCTGACCCTCGACCACCTCTTCCTCGGCGTCGACGCGATCAGCGCCGACGCCGGCGCGACCGCGTACAACGAGGGCGAGGCCAGCATCAACCGGCTGATGGTCTCGCGGGCCCGCCGGACCATCGTGGTGGCCGACTCCTCCAAGCTCGGTAAGAGCGCGTTCACCCTGATCTGCCGACTCGACGAGGTGGACGCGCTGGTCACCGACACCGCCGCCGACCAGGACCTCGTCGCCGCGTTCGGCGCCGCGGGAGTGCAGGTCATCCAGGCCTAG
- a CDS encoding glycoside hydrolase family 27 protein: protein MHVATPRQNRLRRSTIQAVGLLAAVLTAAAGLAAPAGGSPTATSGDGAQLALTPPMGWNDWAHYQCDFTESTILANANALVSTGLAAKGYDTVTIDDCWMRTNRDSAGNLQVDTTRFPDGMPYVADKVHALGLKFGIYEDAGTTTCGGYAGSWNHWTQDANLFASWGVDYVKLDGCNLPTVAGQTKIQTFQSAYQQMGAAMKASGRDMVYSESAPAYFENTADWNDVLGWVGQYGQLWREGYDVATYDASNPTASRWGA, encoded by the coding sequence ATGCATGTCGCAACGCCGCGGCAGAACCGCCTTCGACGATCCACCATCCAGGCGGTGGGCCTGCTGGCCGCCGTGCTGACAGCCGCCGCCGGCCTCGCCGCGCCGGCCGGGGGCTCGCCGACGGCCACCTCCGGCGACGGCGCGCAGCTCGCGCTCACCCCGCCGATGGGGTGGAACGACTGGGCGCACTACCAGTGCGACTTCACCGAGTCGACGATTCTGGCCAATGCCAACGCATTGGTGTCGACCGGGCTGGCCGCCAAGGGCTACGACACCGTCACCATCGACGACTGCTGGATGCGCACGAACCGTGACTCGGCCGGCAACCTCCAGGTCGACACCACCCGGTTCCCCGACGGCATGCCCTACGTCGCCGACAAGGTGCACGCGCTGGGCCTGAAGTTCGGCATCTACGAGGACGCCGGCACCACCACCTGCGGCGGCTACGCCGGCAGCTGGAACCACTGGACGCAGGACGCCAACCTGTTCGCGTCCTGGGGCGTGGACTACGTGAAGCTGGACGGCTGCAACCTGCCCACCGTGGCCGGCCAGACCAAGATCCAGACCTTCCAGAGCGCCTACCAGCAGATGGGCGCGGCGATGAAGGCTTCCGGCCGGGACATGGTGTACTCCGAGTCCGCGCCGGCGTACTTCGAGAACACGGCCGACTGGAACGACGTGCTCGGCTGGGTCGGCCAGTACGGCCAGCTGTGGCGCGAGGGCTACGACGTCGCCACCTACGACGCGAGCAATCCCACCGCGAGCCGGTGGGGAGCGTGA
- a CDS encoding ABC transporter ATP-binding protein, whose amino-acid sequence MADVSFRGATRYYAGVDRPAVDRLDLSVADGEFLVLVGPSGCGKSTTLRMLAGLEGVDEGQVWIGDRDVTALPPKDRDIAMVFQNYALYPHMTVGENIGFHLKVAKVAKDERERRVRKAAALLGLESYLDRKPARLSGGQRQRVAMGRAIVRQPQVFCMDEPLSNLDAKLRVQTRTQIASLQRRLGVTTVYVTHDQVEAMTMGDRVAVLKDGVLQQCDTPIGLFSKPANLFVAGFIGSPSMNLLPARVDGDSALIGGHAVRLSRAQRAQLSGDEVVVGVRPEGVDVVDFDDGIPVVVDVVEELGSDQFLYCSFEQAGVGDLVENAVTARVAGMSPNERGAKVGLLPRREAVHLFDPVTGSRLED is encoded by the coding sequence ATGGCAGACGTGTCCTTCCGAGGCGCCACCCGCTACTACGCCGGGGTGGACCGGCCGGCGGTCGACCGGCTGGACCTTTCGGTGGCCGACGGCGAGTTCCTGGTGCTGGTCGGGCCGTCCGGCTGCGGCAAGTCCACCACGCTGCGGATGCTGGCCGGCCTCGAGGGCGTCGACGAGGGGCAGGTGTGGATCGGGGACCGCGACGTCACCGCGCTGCCGCCCAAGGACCGGGACATCGCGATGGTGTTCCAGAACTACGCGCTCTACCCGCACATGACCGTCGGCGAGAACATCGGCTTCCACCTCAAGGTGGCCAAGGTCGCCAAGGACGAGCGGGAGCGCCGGGTGCGCAAGGCCGCGGCGCTGCTCGGGCTGGAGTCCTATTTGGACCGCAAGCCGGCCCGGCTGTCCGGCGGCCAGCGCCAGCGGGTCGCGATGGGCCGGGCGATCGTGCGCCAGCCGCAGGTGTTCTGCATGGACGAGCCACTGTCCAATCTGGACGCCAAGCTGCGGGTGCAGACCCGCACCCAGATCGCCTCGCTCCAGCGCCGGCTCGGCGTGACCACCGTCTACGTCACGCACGACCAGGTGGAGGCGATGACCATGGGCGACCGGGTCGCCGTGCTGAAGGACGGCGTCCTGCAACAGTGCGACACCCCGATCGGCCTGTTCTCCAAGCCGGCCAACCTGTTCGTCGCCGGCTTCATCGGCTCGCCGTCGATGAACCTGCTGCCGGCGCGGGTCGACGGCGATTCGGCGCTGATCGGCGGTCATGCCGTCCGGCTCAGCCGCGCGCAGCGGGCACAGCTCAGCGGTGACGAGGTCGTGGTCGGCGTCCGGCCGGAGGGCGTGGACGTGGTCGACTTCGACGACGGCATCCCGGTGGTGGTCGACGTCGTCGAGGAGCTGGGCAGCGACCAGTTCCTGTACTGCTCCTTCGAACAGGCCGGCGTCGGCGACCTGGTCGAGAACGCCGTCACGGCGCGTGTCGCCGGCATGTCCCCGAACGAGCGCGGCGCCAAGGTCGGCCTGCTGCCCCGTCGCGAGGCGGTGCACCTGTTCGACCCGGTGACCGGGTCCCGGCTCGAGGACTGA
- a CDS encoding SIS domain-containing protein encodes MSHALNEIASQPDCWRKALELAATAPAGLPSPGERVAVIGCGTSLFVAQAYAALREGAGHGETDAWPASEFLAHRRYDRVVAISRSGTTTEILRALSTIAGSTRRTLITGVTGSPACELADDIVAMDFADEQSVVQTRFPTTLMVLLRAHLGEDVSALPEQAERALNRDLPRDWPAFRQYTFLGAGWTIGLANEAALKVREAAQAWAEAYPGMEYRHGPIAVADVASLVWVFGDLPPGMHEEIRATGAQLETSAVDPLAELVRAQRLAVELAAWRGLDPDAPRNLTRSVILT; translated from the coding sequence ATGAGTCACGCACTGAACGAGATCGCCAGCCAGCCGGACTGCTGGCGCAAGGCACTGGAGCTCGCGGCGACCGCACCGGCGGGCCTGCCGTCACCCGGCGAACGCGTCGCCGTGATCGGCTGCGGCACGTCGCTGTTCGTCGCGCAGGCCTATGCCGCGCTGCGCGAAGGCGCCGGGCACGGCGAGACCGACGCCTGGCCGGCGTCGGAGTTCCTCGCGCACCGCCGCTACGACCGCGTGGTGGCGATCTCGCGGTCCGGCACGACGACGGAGATCCTGCGCGCGCTGTCGACGATCGCCGGCTCCACCCGCCGCACGTTGATCACGGGCGTGACCGGCAGCCCCGCGTGCGAGCTGGCCGACGACATCGTCGCGATGGACTTCGCCGACGAGCAGTCGGTGGTGCAGACCCGGTTCCCGACGACACTGATGGTCCTGCTGCGGGCCCACCTCGGCGAGGACGTGTCGGCTCTGCCCGAGCAGGCCGAGCGGGCGCTGAACCGGGACCTGCCGCGAGACTGGCCGGCGTTCCGCCAGTACACGTTCCTCGGCGCGGGCTGGACGATTGGCCTGGCCAACGAGGCCGCGCTCAAGGTGCGGGAAGCCGCGCAGGCGTGGGCCGAGGCCTACCCGGGCATGGAGTACCGGCATGGCCCCATCGCGGTGGCGGACGTGGCCTCGCTCGTGTGGGTGTTCGGCGACCTTCCGCCCGGCATGCACGAGGAGATCCGCGCCACCGGGGCACAGCTGGAAACGTCCGCAGTGGACCCGCTGGCGGAATTGGTTCGGGCGCAACGGCTCGCGGTCGAGCTGGCGGCGTGGCGCGGCCTCGACCCGGACGCGCCCCGCAACCTCACGCGCTCCGTGATCCTGACATGA
- a CDS encoding carbohydrate ABC transporter permease: protein MATMVAAPARKRGAAGHPGPTGTSGGHLVRKRRLFWPFLTPALVLYVVFLVAPTIVTGVLSFTRWAGAGDTPQFTGFGGYLRMFASDSFRSALVNTLMYVVVGGAGTFLLAFLFTMVLRDMPGGKLVRTILFFPNIVAPVALAMFFSFLFKSDDKGLANFFLGGLGIDPVHFLAPENVTLTVIGALVWASSGFYITILMAAVDRIPPYLYEDAEIAGASAWQKFRAITLPLTWDVVGVAGVLWTINALKIFELVFVLAGPGTYSPPTAAWTLGIYVFDRSFGSQGTPDYGGASACAVVMIALTSVFVVLLRRLMRRDTIQF from the coding sequence ATGGCGACGATGGTGGCGGCGCCGGCCAGGAAGCGCGGCGCCGCCGGACACCCAGGCCCCACCGGCACGTCTGGCGGACATCTGGTCCGCAAGCGCCGCCTGTTCTGGCCGTTCCTGACGCCCGCACTGGTGCTGTACGTCGTCTTCCTGGTCGCGCCGACGATCGTGACCGGGGTGCTGTCGTTCACCCGCTGGGCCGGCGCCGGCGACACCCCGCAGTTCACCGGGTTCGGCGGCTACCTGCGGATGTTCGCCAGCGACTCGTTCCGGTCCGCGCTGGTGAACACCCTGATGTACGTGGTGGTCGGCGGAGCCGGCACGTTCCTGCTGGCGTTCCTGTTCACGATGGTGTTGCGGGACATGCCGGGCGGCAAGCTCGTGCGCACGATCCTGTTCTTCCCCAACATCGTGGCCCCGGTCGCGCTGGCCATGTTCTTCAGCTTCCTGTTCAAGTCCGACGACAAGGGGCTGGCCAACTTCTTCCTCGGCGGGCTCGGCATCGACCCGGTGCACTTCCTCGCCCCGGAGAACGTCACTCTCACCGTCATCGGCGCGCTCGTCTGGGCCAGTTCCGGCTTCTACATCACCATTCTGATGGCCGCCGTCGACCGCATCCCGCCCTACCTGTACGAGGACGCGGAGATCGCCGGCGCGTCGGCGTGGCAGAAGTTCCGCGCGATCACGCTGCCGCTGACCTGGGACGTGGTCGGCGTGGCCGGCGTGCTGTGGACCATCAACGCATTGAAGATCTTCGAGCTGGTCTTCGTGCTCGCCGGGCCGGGCACGTACTCGCCGCCGACGGCCGCATGGACGCTGGGCATCTACGTCTTCGACCGCTCCTTCGGCAGCCAGGGCACGCCCGACTACGGCGGGGCCAGCGCCTGCGCGGTCGTGATGATCGCGCTGACGTCCGTGTTCGTCGTGCTGCTGCGCCGCCTGATGCGGCGCGACACCATCCAGTTCTGA
- a CDS encoding ROK family transcriptional regulator — protein sequence MAVHNLDVANRASIRRTNLGLVLRRLRTRGARSRTQLAEDLGLPKATVSNLVNELVERNLVREGDVQRGGSVGRPRQAVELHGRTLCGLGVEISVDYARAIALDLRGETLLDQRITINAQRDSEVLLDAVAELISRAIDGMRAQGIDVVGVTVAAPGEIDREAGVVVFAANMNWSQLPVAAGLRARLGTDAPPIAVGNDARLGAIAEHAIVGPVGINDLIYITGEVGVGAGIITNGQLMLGAAGYAGEVGHMPLDPDPQPCACGRRGCWETMVGLSALLRHAADPDDPVRDPDRDLEIRLAEIRTRAAVGDERTLAALDRIAHGLGLGIGLLIGVLNPQAVVLGGYFAILGDHLLATTRRVVDEHVLAPHAGGCQLLVSTLGFTSAARGAAQEALEPVFHDPGSVSAN from the coding sequence GTGGCGGTGCACAACCTCGATGTCGCAAACCGGGCCTCGATCCGGCGCACGAACCTCGGCCTGGTCCTGCGCCGCCTGAGGACCCGCGGGGCCCGGTCGCGGACGCAGCTGGCGGAGGACCTCGGCCTGCCCAAGGCCACGGTGTCGAACCTGGTCAACGAGCTCGTCGAACGCAATCTCGTCCGCGAGGGCGACGTGCAGCGCGGCGGCAGTGTCGGCCGGCCCCGGCAGGCGGTGGAGCTGCACGGCCGGACGCTTTGCGGGCTCGGCGTGGAGATCAGCGTCGACTACGCCCGGGCGATCGCGCTGGACCTGCGCGGGGAGACGCTGCTGGACCAGCGCATCACCATCAATGCTCAACGCGACAGCGAGGTGCTGCTCGACGCCGTCGCCGAGCTGATCAGCCGGGCCATCGACGGCATGCGCGCGCAGGGCATCGACGTCGTCGGCGTCACGGTTGCCGCGCCGGGCGAGATCGATCGGGAGGCCGGCGTCGTGGTGTTCGCCGCCAACATGAACTGGTCGCAGCTGCCGGTCGCGGCCGGCCTCCGGGCCCGGCTCGGCACTGACGCCCCGCCCATCGCCGTCGGCAACGACGCGAGGCTCGGGGCCATCGCCGAGCACGCCATCGTCGGCCCGGTCGGCATCAACGACCTCATCTACATCACCGGCGAGGTCGGCGTCGGCGCCGGCATCATCACCAACGGCCAGCTGATGCTGGGGGCCGCCGGGTACGCCGGCGAGGTCGGCCACATGCCGCTGGATCCCGATCCGCAGCCGTGTGCCTGCGGCCGCCGCGGCTGCTGGGAGACCATGGTCGGGCTGTCCGCGCTGCTGCGGCACGCCGCCGATCCCGACGATCCGGTCCGCGACCCCGACCGCGACCTGGAGATCCGTCTCGCCGAGATCCGGACCCGGGCCGCCGTGGGGGACGAGCGCACGCTGGCCGCGCTCGACCGCATCGCCCACGGCCTCGGCCTGGGCATCGGCCTGCTGATCGGCGTACTCAACCCGCAGGCGGTCGTGCTCGGCGGCTACTTCGCGATTCTCGGCGACCACCTGCTGGCGACGACCCGGCGCGTGGTCGACGAACACGTCCTCGCCCCGCACGCCGGGGGCTGCCAGCTGCTGGTCTCCACGCTGGGATTCACCAGCGCCGCGCGCGGCGCCGCCCAGGAAGCCCTGGAGCCCGTGTTCCACGACCCGGGCTCCGTCTCGGCGAACTAG
- a CDS encoding ABC transporter substrate-binding protein, protein MSTTGRRTWAAIGATVAVAATVTACGSAGAGDDNALPTADAYLASSCPAVAAKPATDKELTYWSMWTKDEPQGKVLQHAIDCFGKQTGVKVTVQWLGRKYLTQNLAPALNTDTVPDLFDQDVSQVGAAVVAPGGTQSVDDVLGLPVGEGDKTVKDVLAASSYDLPQNRDHNGRHFEIPYELLGNAWWYNKDQVKDFTAPKTVDDLFQLFDKARNAGKAAVSQDGDIDFYNAYFFTQLAARYVGPGGLARAAADKTGETWKTEPGFRKAAQLVERLAKGGYFIDGWNASKFPQVQQKWADGQSDYLFVGSWAPSETREYLNKEGSDKKINYGSFQFPLPDGATHDIVEQLPIGFAVTAKAKHAEAAKDFIAYFLNKDILKGIPAVADNITPRPDLEVPADLADVKKALDDPNKQHMIFMDGIDGLFGGKYVNDVFYPADDYLLKGTLGADEFIAQLADKTAEYWKSQA, encoded by the coding sequence ATGAGCACGACTGGTAGAAGGACCTGGGCTGCGATCGGCGCGACCGTGGCGGTCGCCGCCACGGTGACGGCCTGCGGCAGCGCCGGCGCCGGCGACGACAACGCGCTGCCCACGGCCGACGCGTATCTGGCGTCGTCCTGTCCGGCGGTGGCGGCCAAGCCGGCCACCGACAAGGAGCTCACCTACTGGTCGATGTGGACCAAGGACGAGCCGCAGGGCAAGGTGCTCCAGCACGCCATCGACTGCTTCGGCAAGCAGACCGGCGTCAAGGTGACCGTGCAGTGGCTCGGCCGCAAGTACCTGACCCAGAACCTGGCCCCGGCGCTGAACACCGACACCGTGCCGGACCTGTTCGACCAGGACGTCAGCCAGGTCGGGGCGGCCGTTGTCGCGCCGGGCGGCACGCAGAGCGTCGACGACGTGCTCGGGCTGCCGGTCGGCGAGGGGGACAAGACCGTCAAGGACGTGCTGGCGGCCAGCTCCTACGACCTGCCGCAGAACCGCGACCACAACGGACGCCACTTCGAGATCCCGTACGAGCTGCTCGGCAACGCCTGGTGGTACAACAAGGACCAGGTCAAGGACTTCACCGCGCCGAAGACCGTCGACGACCTGTTCCAGCTGTTCGACAAGGCCCGCAACGCCGGCAAGGCGGCGGTCAGCCAGGACGGCGACATCGACTTCTACAACGCCTACTTCTTCACCCAGCTCGCCGCCCGCTACGTCGGCCCCGGCGGCCTGGCCCGGGCGGCCGCCGACAAGACCGGCGAGACCTGGAAGACCGAACCCGGCTTCCGCAAGGCCGCGCAGCTGGTGGAGCGCCTGGCCAAGGGCGGCTACTTCATCGACGGCTGGAACGCCTCCAAGTTCCCGCAGGTGCAGCAGAAGTGGGCTGACGGCCAGTCCGACTACCTGTTCGTCGGCAGCTGGGCGCCCAGCGAGACCCGGGAGTACCTGAACAAGGAGGGCAGCGACAAGAAGATCAACTACGGCTCCTTCCAGTTCCCGCTGCCCGACGGCGCCACCCACGACATCGTCGAGCAGCTGCCGATCGGCTTCGCCGTCACGGCCAAGGCCAAGCACGCCGAGGCAGCCAAGGACTTCATCGCCTATTTCCTCAACAAGGACATCCTCAAGGGCATCCCGGCCGTCGCCGACAACATCACGCCGCGCCCCGACCTCGAGGTCCCGGCCGACCTCGCGGACGTGAAGAAGGCGCTGGACGACCCGAACAAGCAGCACATGATCTTCATGGACGGCATCGACGGCCTGTTCGGCGGAAAGTACGTCAACGACGTCTTCTACCCGGCCGACGACTACCTGCTCAAGGGCACGCTCGGGGCCGACGAGTTCATCGCCCAGCTGGCCGACAAGACCGCCGAGTACTGGAAGAGCCAGGCCTGA